The Algoriphagus halophilus genome window below encodes:
- the ispE gene encoding 4-(cytidine 5'-diphospho)-2-C-methyl-D-erythritol kinase, with protein MICFPNAKINLGLHITSKRKDGYHEIETCMYPIPLFDALEIIIDHKKSSWNSSGLPIPGNPKDNLILKAYQLLKKDFPNLPQINVHLHKNIPMGAGLGGGSADAAFALNLMNNLFDLILDDFFLEEYAAALGSDCPFFIENTPKIATGRGEILEDVTIDLKGTHLVLINPGVHIGTKEAYGGVTPAIPETSLKEVLKDRSKWKDQLTNDFEASVFNSHPEIKVIKEQLYEAGAFYASMSGSGSSVFGLFENKPEKIEWESDYFVFESEL; from the coding sequence ATGATTTGCTTTCCCAACGCCAAGATCAATTTAGGCCTCCACATTACTTCCAAAAGAAAAGATGGATATCATGAGATTGAAACCTGCATGTATCCCATTCCACTTTTTGATGCGTTGGAAATAATTATTGACCATAAGAAATCTTCATGGAACAGCAGCGGGCTACCAATTCCTGGAAACCCAAAGGATAACCTCATCTTAAAAGCCTATCAATTACTCAAGAAAGATTTCCCTAACCTTCCCCAAATCAATGTCCATCTGCATAAAAACATCCCCATGGGAGCAGGTTTAGGAGGAGGATCTGCAGATGCCGCATTTGCCCTGAATCTGATGAACAACCTGTTTGATTTGATTTTAGACGACTTCTTTTTGGAAGAGTATGCCGCTGCATTGGGAAGTGATTGCCCTTTCTTTATAGAAAATACTCCAAAAATTGCCACTGGAAGAGGAGAGATACTTGAGGATGTAACTATTGATCTGAAAGGCACCCATTTGGTTTTGATCAATCCTGGAGTCCATATTGGAACGAAAGAAGCCTATGGTGGAGTAACTCCAGCCATCCCGGAAACATCTTTGAAGGAGGTATTGAAGGATCGTTCCAAATGGAAAGATCAGTTGACAAATGACTTTGAAGCTAGCGTATTTAACTCTCATCCGGAAATCAAAGTCATTAAAGAGCAATTGTACGAGGCAGGAGCTTTCTATGCCTCTATGTCTGGTTCGGGATCTTCCGTATTTGGGCTCTTTGAAAATAAGCCTGAAAAAATAGAATGGGAAAGCGACTATTTCGTTTTTGAGTCAGAGCTCTAA
- a CDS encoding DMT family transporter: MTASIKDYLMLHFIVLIWGFTAILGLLISLPSIELVFYRTLIATIGVAFLFLLKKKRLIIKPKDMLQVTGVGFIIATHWILFFWSAKVSTASVCLAGMATTSLWTAFVEPIFNKTKIKWYEVALGLMVISGLLVIFSFEGGYWLGLVMALASAFLAAVFSVINGNLTQKHSPYQITFYEMAGACLCSALFMPFYSLFISDGGVKLNWEGYDWFWLLILGGVCTVYAFSVSVELMKRLSVFSINLTINLEPVYGIVLAVMVFGESEKMTPEFYLGTGIILVSVLSYPVLNYFNRRRKSKRMTGIS, translated from the coding sequence ATGACTGCCTCGATAAAGGATTATTTGATGCTTCATTTCATAGTGCTGATTTGGGGTTTTACAGCAATTTTAGGTTTGTTGATCAGTCTTCCTTCCATCGAACTGGTTTTTTACAGAACCTTAATAGCCACAATAGGAGTCGCATTTCTATTCCTACTTAAGAAGAAAAGGCTAATTATTAAGCCAAAAGACATGCTCCAAGTGACAGGGGTGGGATTTATTATCGCTACTCATTGGATTTTATTCTTTTGGTCAGCCAAAGTTTCCACCGCTTCGGTGTGTCTTGCGGGTATGGCTACTACTTCCCTTTGGACCGCTTTTGTAGAGCCAATTTTCAACAAGACCAAAATCAAATGGTATGAAGTGGCTCTTGGCTTGATGGTAATTTCCGGATTGTTGGTGATCTTCTCTTTTGAAGGTGGGTATTGGTTGGGATTGGTAATGGCACTTGCTTCTGCATTTCTTGCTGCAGTGTTTTCGGTGATCAATGGAAATCTCACGCAAAAACACAGTCCCTATCAAATTACCTTTTATGAGATGGCAGGTGCTTGCTTATGTTCTGCGCTGTTTATGCCGTTTTATTCGTTATTCATCAGTGATGGGGGAGTGAAGCTTAATTGGGAAGGTTACGATTGGTTTTGGCTTCTGATTCTTGGAGGAGTGTGTACAGTATATGCTTTTTCAGTATCAGTAGAATTGATGAAACGCTTATCGGTGTTTTCAATTAATCTGACTATTAACCTGGAACCAGTTTATGGAATTGTGCTTGCTGTAATGGTTTTTGGAGAAAGTGAAAAAATGACACCTGAATTTTATTTAGGTACTGGAATTATATTGGTTTCGGTGTTGTCCTATCCTGTACTAAACTATTTTAACCGTAGGAGAAAATCGAAGAGAATGACTGGTATCTCTTAG